From a region of the Paenibacillus sp. R14(2021) genome:
- the rimP gene encoding ribosome maturation factor RimP, which produces MSTPKIKTAVEEMVKPFLDENGFELVDVEYVKEGSNWFLRVYVDKEGNIDIDECGRISEYLSEKLDENDPIAEAYFLEVSSPGAERPLKKPEDVTKSVGKHVFVTTYEPIGGLKEFEGTLLSFDGDEIVIEIGKKKHIIPYPKVASARLAIVF; this is translated from the coding sequence TTGAGCACACCTAAAATCAAAACCGCCGTTGAAGAGATGGTCAAACCGTTCCTCGACGAAAATGGATTTGAACTCGTCGACGTAGAGTATGTCAAAGAAGGAAGTAACTGGTTTCTTCGCGTCTACGTGGACAAAGAAGGCAACATTGATATCGATGAATGCGGCCGGATCAGTGAGTATTTGAGCGAGAAGCTCGACGAGAACGATCCTATTGCCGAAGCTTACTTTCTAGAAGTATCCTCTCCAGGTGCGGAACGTCCGCTGAAGAAGCCCGAGGATGTAACGAAATCCGTCGGCAAACATGTTTTCGTGACGACCTATGAGCCGATCGGAGGCTTGAAAGAATTTGAGGGAACATTGCTTTCCTTTGACGGAGACGAAATCGTGATTGAAATCGGCAAGAAAAAACATATCATTCCGTATCCGAAAGTAGCAAGCGCCCGTTTAGCCATCGTCTTCTAA
- the nusA gene encoding transcription termination factor NusA — MSAEFIEALTEIEREKGISKDILLEAIEAALISSYKRNFNTAQNVRVDINRFTGVIKVYARKTVVDDVLDPRMEISVEASREINPHYQLDDVAEIEVTPRDFGRIAAQTAKQVVTQRIREAERGLIYNAFIDKEEDIVNGIVQRQDVRNLFIDLGKVEAVLPLTELMPTDKFKHADRVKSFITKVENTTKGPQIFLSRTHPGLLKRLFELEVPEIYDGVVEIRSVAREAGFRSKIAVHSRNPEVDPVGSCVGQKGMRVQTIVTELKGEKIDIVRWSENVEEYVANALSPSKVIEVIVYEQEKMARVIVPDYQLSLAIGIKGQNARLAAKLTGWKIDIKSETQAEQEFGRPKSAMSTMHQDSVSID, encoded by the coding sequence ATGAGCGCGGAATTTATTGAAGCTTTAACGGAAATTGAAAGAGAGAAAGGGATCAGCAAAGATATTTTGCTGGAGGCGATCGAGGCTGCCCTGATTTCGAGTTACAAACGCAATTTTAACACGGCCCAGAATGTCCGGGTTGATATTAACCGCTTTACGGGCGTGATCAAAGTGTATGCACGCAAAACGGTTGTTGACGATGTTCTTGATCCGCGTATGGAAATTTCCGTGGAGGCATCACGTGAAATTAACCCGCACTATCAGCTTGACGATGTCGCGGAGATCGAGGTAACGCCGCGCGACTTCGGACGAATTGCAGCGCAAACGGCGAAGCAGGTCGTCACGCAGCGCATTCGCGAAGCGGAGCGCGGCTTGATCTACAATGCTTTCATCGACAAAGAAGAAGATATCGTCAATGGTATCGTGCAGCGCCAGGATGTGCGCAATTTGTTTATCGATCTCGGTAAAGTCGAAGCGGTGCTGCCGCTGACCGAATTGATGCCGACGGATAAATTCAAGCACGCCGACCGTGTGAAATCGTTCATCACGAAGGTGGAGAACACGACGAAGGGGCCCCAAATCTTCTTGTCGCGTACGCACCCGGGCTTGCTTAAGCGTTTGTTTGAATTGGAAGTGCCGGAAATTTACGATGGCGTCGTCGAAATTCGCTCCGTTGCGCGCGAAGCCGGATTCCGTTCTAAAATCGCCGTTCATTCCCGCAACCCCGAAGTGGATCCGGTAGGCTCCTGCGTCGGACAGAAGGGAATGCGCGTGCAAACGATCGTTACGGAATTGAAAGGCGAGAAAATCGATATCGTCCGCTGGTCGGAGAACGTAGAGGAGTACGTAGCTAACGCGCTCAGCCCGTCGAAGGTCATCGAAGTTATCGTATATGAGCAAGAGAAGATGGCACGGGTTATCGTGCCGGATTACCAGCTTTCGCTCGCAATCGGCATCAAGGGTCAAAACGCGCGTCTTGCGGCGAAATTAACCGGTTGGAAAATTGACATTAAGAGCGAGACACAAGCCGAGCAAGAATTCGGCCGTCCGAAATCTGCGATGAGCACCATGCATCAGGATTCCGTTTCCATCGATTAG
- the rnpM gene encoding RNase P modulator RnpM codes for MRPRKIPLRKCVACQQMKAKKEMIRIVRTPDEAILIDLTGKKAGRGAYLCGEVDCFRLAKKSRALDRALKQAVGPEIYDGLAQDFIAVEDAFNASKDETDDEDEA; via the coding sequence GTGAGACCTAGAAAAATACCGCTGCGCAAATGCGTGGCTTGCCAGCAGATGAAGGCGAAAAAAGAAATGATTCGGATCGTCCGTACGCCGGACGAAGCCATTCTCATTGACTTAACGGGCAAGAAAGCAGGACGCGGCGCTTACCTGTGCGGGGAAGTGGACTGCTTCAGGCTTGCTAAGAAAAGCCGGGCGCTGGATCGGGCATTGAAACAGGCAGTCGGTCCAGAGATTTACGACGGACTCGCGCAGGATTTTATCGCTGTCGAGGACGCGTTTAACGCCAGTAAGGATGAGACGGATGATGAAGACGAGGCCTAA
- a CDS encoding ribosomal L7Ae/L30e/S12e/Gadd45 family protein, with protein sequence MMKTRPKTLSTLGMAMRAGKLITGDETVLKAVRQGKAKLVILAADASDNTKKKFRDKCATYNVKCMEAFDRITLGEAIGKSERVILGLTDAGFAKSIVQSLTESSEVEYID encoded by the coding sequence ATGATGAAGACGAGGCCTAAAACGCTTTCCACGCTGGGAATGGCTATGCGCGCCGGAAAGCTTATAACCGGGGACGAAACCGTGCTGAAGGCGGTCCGGCAGGGGAAAGCAAAATTAGTCATACTTGCTGCGGATGCATCAGATAATACGAAGAAGAAGTTTCGGGATAAATGTGCGACATATAACGTGAAGTGCATGGAGGCTTTTGACCGGATCACACTAGGTGAAGCGATCGGCAAATCAGAACGGGTAATTCTAGGGTTAACCGATGCAGGCTTTGCCAAGAGCATTGTACAAAGCTTAACTGAATCTTCGGAGGTGGAGTATATTGACTAA
- the infB gene encoding translation initiation factor IF-2, with amino-acid sequence MTKQQDNKDKLRVYEYAKSLNMSSKEIITILKRLSLPVNNHMSVMENEMVSKVEGFFRDIKANAAAKRAQENATVSAAAQSSNRPQQGQQERKPQQTLNASIQQGQGNKNTKEQQGNMNTTQSNTPNTTASLSANTPAAATGSQAPASGTTSSTSAASNTASTGTASQGGTSTSNQRPQGQGGQGNRPQGQGGYQGNRPQGQGGQGSRPQGQGGGYQGNRPQGQGQGGYQGSRPQGQGGGYQGNRPQGQSGSGQGGQGGQRPQGQGGGYQGNRPSGGQSSSQGGGQGGFRSSAPRPDAQPSRSNSAPARTFENRGPSDDQKKRSNNNNSKSSNNSYGNNKRFDDNRTGNFKSGRGGKNNRGKGGQQQERREKIDNTPKKIIVRGTVTVGDLAKLLHKDASEVIKKLITLGVMATINQEVDLDTVQLIASEYGVEVEVKIPVEEDQFETIEEKDDEELLEARPPVVTIMGHVDHGKTTLLDAIRQTNVTGGEAGGITQHIGAYQVEINHKKITFLDTPGHEAFTLMRARGAQVTDITIIVVAADDGVMPQTVEAINHAKAAGVPIIVAVNKIDKPGADVEKIKQSLTEYALVPEEWGGDTIFVNVSAKQRTGLEELLEMILLVAEVNDYKANPNKRARGTVIEAELDKGKGPVARILVQHGTLKIGDAFVAGNCFGRVRAMVNDKGRRLKEAGPSTPIEITGLTEVPQAGDPFLVYEDERKARAIADRRAIKHRQSELGANSRVTLEDLYNHIKEGEIKDLNVIIKADVQGSSEALKGSLAKIDIEGVRVKIIHSGAGAITESDINLAAASSAIVIGFNVRPEPQALATAEQEKVDIRLHSIIYNVIDEIEHAMKGMLDPVFKEVVIGQAEIRNIFKVTKVGVIAGCMITSGKITRSAKARLIRGGIVVFEGEIESLKRFKDDVKEVAQGYECGITLDKYNDLKEGDIIEAFVLETVER; translated from the coding sequence TTGACTAAACAACAAGATAATAAAGATAAATTACGTGTCTATGAATACGCAAAATCGCTCAATATGAGCAGCAAAGAAATCATTACCATTCTTAAGCGTCTCAGTCTTCCCGTGAACAATCATATGAGCGTCATGGAAAATGAGATGGTTTCAAAGGTGGAAGGTTTCTTCCGCGATATTAAAGCGAACGCTGCAGCGAAACGTGCGCAGGAGAACGCGACGGTATCAGCAGCTGCACAATCGTCTAATCGTCCACAGCAGGGTCAGCAGGAGCGTAAACCGCAGCAGACACTGAATGCTTCCATACAACAAGGTCAAGGCAACAAAAATACGAAAGAACAACAGGGGAATATGAATACAACTCAATCTAATACACCTAATACGACTGCGTCCTTATCTGCCAACACACCAGCAGCTGCGACTGGCAGTCAAGCGCCGGCTTCCGGCACAACGTCAAGCACGTCTGCAGCGTCCAATACAGCTTCAACTGGTACGGCTTCGCAAGGCGGCACTTCCACTTCCAATCAACGTCCGCAAGGTCAAGGCGGTCAAGGTAATCGTCCGCAAGGCCAAGGCGGCTATCAAGGCAACCGTCCGCAGGGTCAAGGCGGTCAAGGCAGTCGTCCGCAAGGTCAAGGCGGCGGCTATCAAGGCAACCGTCCGCAAGGTCAAGGTCAGGGAGGCTACCAAGGCAGCCGTCCACAAGGCCAAGGCGGCGGCTATCAGGGCAATCGCCCGCAGGGTCAAAGCGGCAGCGGCCAAGGCGGCCAGGGTGGTCAACGTCCGCAGGGTCAAGGCGGCGGTTACCAAGGCAACCGTCCTTCAGGCGGTCAAAGCAGCAGTCAGGGCGGCGGCCAAGGCGGCTTCCGTTCATCGGCTCCACGTCCGGATGCGCAGCCAAGCCGCAGCAACAGCGCGCCTGCTCGCACATTCGAGAATCGCGGTCCATCCGATGATCAGAAGAAGCGCAGCAATAACAATAACTCCAAATCGTCGAACAATTCGTACGGCAATAACAAACGCTTCGACGATAATCGCACAGGCAATTTCAAGAGCGGCCGCGGCGGCAAGAACAATCGCGGTAAGGGCGGTCAACAGCAAGAGCGCCGCGAGAAGATCGACAATACGCCGAAGAAAATTATCGTACGCGGTACGGTAACGGTAGGCGATCTGGCTAAATTGCTTCACAAGGATGCATCTGAAGTCATCAAGAAGCTCATTACGCTTGGCGTTATGGCGACGATCAACCAAGAGGTGGATCTGGATACGGTTCAGCTCATCGCTTCGGAATACGGCGTTGAGGTCGAAGTGAAGATTCCTGTCGAGGAAGATCAATTCGAAACGATCGAAGAGAAGGACGACGAAGAATTGCTGGAAGCCCGTCCACCGGTTGTTACTATCATGGGTCACGTCGATCATGGTAAAACGACTTTGCTCGATGCTATTCGTCAAACGAACGTTACCGGCGGTGAAGCTGGCGGTATCACGCAGCATATCGGTGCGTATCAAGTTGAAATCAACCACAAGAAAATCACGTTCCTCGATACGCCTGGTCACGAAGCGTTTACGCTCATGCGTGCCCGCGGTGCTCAAGTTACGGATATTACAATCATTGTCGTTGCCGCTGATGACGGCGTAATGCCGCAAACCGTGGAAGCAATCAACCACGCGAAAGCAGCAGGTGTTCCAATCATCGTTGCAGTCAACAAAATCGATAAACCGGGTGCGGACGTAGAGAAAATCAAGCAAAGCTTGACGGAATACGCGCTTGTTCCCGAAGAGTGGGGCGGCGACACGATTTTCGTTAACGTCTCAGCGAAACAACGTACCGGCCTTGAAGAATTGCTCGAGATGATTCTTCTCGTCGCAGAAGTGAATGACTACAAAGCGAACCCTAATAAACGGGCGCGCGGTACCGTAATCGAAGCCGAGCTTGATAAAGGTAAAGGTCCAGTTGCCCGGATTCTCGTGCAGCACGGTACACTCAAAATCGGTGATGCCTTCGTTGCCGGCAATTGCTTCGGACGCGTACGTGCCATGGTTAACGACAAGGGCCGTCGTCTCAAGGAAGCTGGTCCATCCACGCCGATCGAGATTACGGGTCTGACGGAGGTTCCGCAAGCGGGCGATCCGTTCCTCGTATATGAAGATGAGCGCAAAGCACGCGCAATCGCGGATCGCCGCGCCATCAAGCATCGTCAATCCGAGCTTGGCGCAAACTCCCGCGTAACGCTCGAAGATTTGTACAATCATATTAAAGAAGGCGAGATCAAAGATCTTAACGTGATCATTAAAGCGGACGTTCAAGGTTCTTCCGAGGCGCTTAAAGGCTCCTTGGCGAAAATTGACATCGAAGGCGTTCGTGTGAAGATCATTCACAGCGGCGCAGGCGCTATCACGGAATCCGATATCAACCTTGCTGCTGCATCCAGCGCAATCGTCATCGGCTTCAACGTACGTCCAGAGCCTCAGGCGCTCGCGACAGCGGAGCAAGAGAAAGTCGACATCCGTCTGCACAGCATCATTTACAACGTCATCGACGAAATCGAGCACGCAATGAAAGGGATGCTGGATCCTGTCTTCAAAGAAGTGGTTATCGGTCAAGCCGAGATCCGCAACATTTTCAAAGTTACCAAAGTTGGCGTTATCGCCGGCTGTATGATCACTTCCGGCAAAATCACGCGCAGCGCAAAAGCGCGCTTGATCCGCGGTGGTATCGTTGTGTTCGAAGGCGAGATCGAATCACTCAAACGCTTTAAGGACGATGTGAAAGAAGTGGCGCAAGGCTACGAGTGCGGTATTACGCTCGATAAGTATAACGACCTCAAAGAGGGAGATATTATTGAAGCCTTCGTCTTGGAAACAGTAGAGAGGTGA
- the rbfA gene encoding 30S ribosome-binding factor RbfA, whose amino-acid sequence MAKVRVGRVGEQIKKELSTIIQTELKDPRIGFITVTGVEVTNDLSQARVYLSVLGSDEQKEETLKALGRGTGFIRSELGKRIRFRHTPELLFKFDSSIEYGSRIEALLNTINAGSGRSGQ is encoded by the coding sequence ATGGCGAAAGTCCGCGTAGGACGTGTAGGCGAACAAATTAAGAAAGAACTCAGCACCATTATCCAAACGGAGCTGAAGGATCCGCGGATCGGCTTCATAACGGTAACCGGCGTCGAAGTGACAAATGATTTGTCACAGGCGCGGGTATACCTGAGCGTACTCGGCAGCGATGAGCAGAAGGAAGAAACGCTCAAAGCGCTGGGTCGCGGTACAGGTTTCATTCGTTCGGAGCTTGGCAAGCGGATTCGGTTCCGTCATACTCCGGAGCTGCTGTTCAAATTCGACAGCAGCATCGAGTATGGCAGCCGCATTGAAGCCTTGCTGAATACGATCAATGCAGGCAGTGGCAGGAGCGGACAATGA
- a CDS encoding bifunctional oligoribonuclease/PAP phosphatase NrnA, whose product MTAAEAAAFPAAYGKQLQDALDFIRSGSQVLVVSHVQPDGDAISSTLVVSWILRQLGKQAVLINEGAVPTRLHYMEETAGIINYSKQPPTEFFDRIIAVDCADFRRIGLVKDLFADQAQLLNIDHHPTNDGFGSVNLIRADAAATVEILNDLIEYAGLSIDKEAATAIYTGLLTDTGGFRYSNTSPRVMQIASRMLAEDVQGHWIANHLLERMTKPQLLLLQRGLNRLTFSEDNQIAWLYVAITDMADTGAVGDDLEGLVNYALNVEGVEVGILFKETENGDVKVSMRSSGKADVAAIAQSFGGGGHVRAAGCRLQVGIDDSIPAVVNAVREALNG is encoded by the coding sequence ATGACCGCGGCGGAAGCTGCGGCATTTCCAGCCGCTTACGGCAAGCAGCTGCAGGACGCGCTTGATTTCATTCGCTCCGGCAGCCAGGTTCTAGTTGTTTCGCATGTACAGCCTGATGGCGACGCCATCAGCTCGACGCTCGTCGTTAGTTGGATTCTTCGCCAGCTGGGCAAGCAAGCTGTCCTCATTAATGAAGGCGCGGTACCAACCCGCCTTCATTATATGGAGGAAACAGCCGGAATCATCAATTACAGCAAACAGCCGCCGACTGAATTCTTTGATCGAATTATTGCCGTTGACTGCGCTGATTTTAGGCGAATTGGTCTTGTAAAAGACCTGTTTGCCGATCAAGCGCAGCTTCTTAATATTGATCATCATCCGACGAACGACGGATTTGGTTCCGTGAACTTGATTCGAGCGGATGCAGCCGCAACGGTTGAAATTTTAAACGATCTTATTGAATATGCTGGCTTATCGATAGATAAGGAAGCGGCAACTGCCATTTATACCGGATTATTGACGGATACCGGCGGTTTCCGTTATTCCAACACGAGTCCTCGCGTTATGCAGATTGCATCCCGCATGCTCGCAGAGGATGTACAGGGGCATTGGATCGCAAACCATCTCCTTGAGCGGATGACAAAGCCGCAGCTGCTGCTTCTGCAGCGCGGATTGAACCGTTTGACCTTCTCGGAAGATAACCAAATCGCCTGGCTCTATGTAGCGATTACCGATATGGCGGATACGGGAGCGGTCGGGGATGATTTGGAAGGCCTCGTGAATTACGCGCTCAATGTGGAAGGCGTAGAAGTCGGAATCCTATTCAAGGAGACCGAGAATGGCGACGTGAAAGTCAGCATGCGTTCTTCTGGGAAAGCCGACGTAGCCGCCATTGCACAGTCCTTCGGCGGCGGCGGTCATGTTCGTGCAGCGGGCTGCAGGCTGCAGGTAGGCATTGATGACTCCATCCCTGCTGTTGTAAATGCCGTTAGAGAGGCGTTGAACGGATGA
- the truB gene encoding tRNA pseudouridine(55) synthase TruB: MMDGVLAVWKPAGWTSHDVVAKVRGILKVKRIGHTGTLDPQVTGVLPLCIGRATRVVEYVQERPKSYEAVMQFGIATDTEDLTGTIVSEMPSVELTEQQIRDVLASFVGEIDQVPPMFSAVRVDGKRLYELAREGQVVERQSRRVTIYKLELLELQLNQPRPLIRFSVVCSKGTYIRTLCVDIGKALNVPAAMAELTRTMSGGFTREQCLTLEEIAQLKASGTIEDKLMASDEALDHFPRVTVSAADVQRAFQGKRIPLRGLLEQNAFEQDSLLRVYGEDGLFAGLFQPDDETQSLKAVKVFTPTAE, from the coding sequence ATGATGGATGGTGTTTTGGCAGTTTGGAAGCCTGCGGGCTGGACCTCGCACGATGTTGTAGCCAAAGTAAGGGGTATATTAAAGGTAAAGCGGATCGGACATACCGGAACGCTGGATCCGCAGGTAACCGGCGTGCTGCCGCTTTGTATAGGACGTGCTACGCGCGTTGTGGAATATGTGCAAGAGCGTCCCAAGTCGTATGAAGCGGTTATGCAGTTCGGCATAGCTACGGATACAGAGGATTTGACAGGCACAATCGTATCGGAGATGCCCTCGGTTGAGTTAACTGAACAGCAGATACGCGATGTGCTTGCATCCTTCGTAGGCGAAATCGATCAAGTGCCTCCTATGTTCTCTGCGGTACGCGTGGACGGAAAGCGGTTGTACGAATTGGCTCGCGAAGGACAAGTGGTCGAACGGCAGTCCAGACGTGTAACCATATATAAGCTGGAGCTTCTGGAGCTGCAACTGAACCAACCGCGGCCGCTCATTCGTTTCTCCGTCGTTTGTTCCAAGGGCACCTATATCCGAACCCTGTGCGTCGATATTGGCAAAGCATTGAACGTTCCCGCGGCTATGGCGGAGCTCACTCGGACCATGTCCGGTGGCTTCACGCGTGAGCAATGCTTGACGCTGGAAGAAATTGCGCAGCTCAAGGCATCCGGAACTATTGAGGACAAGCTGATGGCTTCTGATGAAGCGCTGGATCATTTCCCGCGTGTAACTGTCAGCGCTGCCGATGTGCAGCGCGCGTTTCAAGGCAAGCGAATTCCGCTTCGCGGATTGCTGGAGCAAAATGCTTTCGAGCAAGATTCCTTGCTGCGCGTGTATGGGGAAGACGGCTTGTTTGCAGGCCTATTTCAACCGGATGATGAAACCCAATCACTTAAAGCTGTGAAGGTGTTTACACCGACGGCGGAGTAG
- a CDS encoding bifunctional riboflavin kinase/FAD synthetase, whose product MEIISLQYPIAGSEAALRARPKTLAIGHFDGVHLGHQNVISRAMASARAAGLQGAVMTFHPHPKEVLGRSGQYLTALTPLEVKVERFRKLGVDVVYVVKFDLDFAKVSPAEFVDGVLRPLQVKRAIVGFDFTFGAKGAGNPDTLWSLGEPDIGVEIVDPLMQNGEKVSSTLVREALSSGRPEDAANLLGEPYEVRGVVVQGEGRGSKIGFPTANIQQEPGALIPRQGVYAIMAEVEGSRYPGVMNIGVKPTFHETLPEPVLEAHLFDFSGDLYGKNVSVQFITFLRTEKKFGSIDELIAQIKSDADQARSELTAYNQK is encoded by the coding sequence GTGGAAATTATTTCGTTACAGTACCCGATCGCAGGTTCTGAAGCAGCGCTCCGCGCACGGCCCAAGACATTGGCAATCGGTCATTTCGACGGCGTTCACCTTGGCCATCAGAATGTCATATCGCGTGCCATGGCATCGGCCCGGGCTGCGGGTCTCCAAGGGGCTGTGATGACGTTTCATCCTCACCCCAAAGAAGTGCTTGGCCGGAGCGGACAATATCTGACCGCACTAACGCCGCTCGAAGTTAAAGTGGAGCGTTTCCGCAAGCTGGGCGTTGACGTTGTGTATGTCGTTAAATTTGATCTGGACTTTGCCAAGGTTTCGCCCGCCGAGTTTGTCGACGGTGTTCTGAGACCTTTACAGGTGAAACGGGCCATTGTAGGCTTTGATTTCACCTTCGGGGCTAAGGGAGCCGGCAATCCGGACACTCTCTGGTCGCTGGGCGAGCCGGATATAGGAGTGGAGATCGTGGATCCATTGATGCAAAACGGTGAGAAAGTAAGCAGCACTCTCGTACGCGAGGCGCTGTCGAGCGGACGTCCTGAGGATGCGGCCAACCTGCTTGGCGAGCCTTATGAAGTTCGCGGCGTTGTCGTACAGGGCGAAGGCAGAGGAAGCAAGATCGGGTTCCCGACTGCGAATATTCAGCAAGAGCCAGGCGCTCTTATTCCCCGCCAAGGTGTCTATGCCATTATGGCTGAGGTGGAGGGAAGCCGCTATCCCGGCGTCATGAATATAGGCGTCAAGCCTACCTTTCATGAGACGCTGCCTGAACCGGTTCTGGAAGCACACTTGTTTGATTTCAGCGGGGACCTGTACGGGAAAAATGTTTCTGTACAATTTATTACGTTTCTGCGGACGGAGAAGAAATTCGGTTCTATTGATGAACTAATCGCACAAATCAAGTCCGATGCGGATCAAGCCCGCTCGGAATTGACGGCTTATAATCAGAAATAG
- the rpsO gene encoding 30S ribosomal protein S15, with protein MALTQERKHQLIDEHKTHANDTGSPEVQIAILTQNIVNLTDHLRTHKKDHHSRRGLLKMVGQRRKLLAYLKNKDVKRYSALIEKLGLRR; from the coding sequence ATGGCACTTACGCAAGAACGCAAACATCAATTGATTGACGAGCACAAAACCCACGCGAACGATACGGGCTCACCGGAAGTTCAAATCGCTATCCTGACGCAAAACATCGTCAATTTGACAGATCATCTTCGGACGCACAAGAAGGATCACCACTCGCGCCGCGGTCTGCTCAAAATGGTTGGTCAACGCCGTAAATTGTTGGCTTACCTGAAAAACAAAGACGTAAAACGTTACAGCGCATTGATCGAAAAACTCGGCCTTCGCCGATAA